The following proteins come from a genomic window of Candidatus Protochlamydia phocaeensis:
- a CDS encoding deoxyguanosinetriphosphate triphosphohydrolase family protein, protein MSQAQIDASKHQAIDTLAYYRQVAEQKEQDLLFPQAAFSKNHTRFEGAEDDHRMPYKRDVDRILHSKAYSRYVDKTQVVYLVENDHITHRSLHVQLVSSFARGIAEILRLNLDLVEAISLGHDVGHAPFGHEGEGYLSALSIEHDNGPFCHPLQSCRLFTEIEPLNLGLAVYDGFLCHDGGMGGPVLAPSFGKTWDDHFREKKQKKSHPDNNIMPGTLEGCLVKLCDTMSYIGRDIEDAINLGILKREDIPQTFLGTTNREILGVLAADIIQHSYNKDYIAISEKSYEALRTLRRFNFKQIYVHPKLKVESSKIKHSYRILFEWLLEDLEAGKEQSYLWKNYLHKRNEKYLSQTSSVQMVIDYIAGMTDNFFVRTLEKIIVPSKIELY, encoded by the coding sequence ATGTCTCAAGCTCAAATTGATGCATCCAAGCATCAAGCAATCGATACCTTGGCTTATTATCGTCAAGTTGCCGAACAAAAAGAGCAGGATTTGCTTTTTCCTCAGGCAGCTTTTTCAAAAAATCACACGCGCTTTGAAGGAGCAGAAGACGATCACCGCATGCCTTATAAAAGAGACGTAGACCGCATTCTTCACTCAAAGGCTTATTCTCGCTATGTTGATAAAACGCAAGTCGTCTATTTAGTAGAAAATGACCATATTACTCATCGCAGCTTGCATGTTCAGCTCGTAAGCAGCTTTGCGCGCGGGATCGCGGAAATTCTGCGGCTAAATTTGGATTTGGTGGAAGCTATCTCTTTGGGACACGATGTCGGGCATGCTCCCTTTGGACATGAAGGAGAGGGGTATTTATCGGCCTTATCTATTGAACACGATAATGGCCCTTTTTGCCATCCTCTGCAATCCTGTCGGTTATTTACCGAAATCGAACCGCTTAATTTAGGGCTGGCAGTCTATGACGGATTCCTCTGTCATGACGGAGGAATGGGCGGACCTGTTTTAGCCCCTTCCTTTGGCAAGACGTGGGACGATCACTTTAGAGAAAAAAAGCAAAAGAAAAGCCATCCGGACAATAATATTATGCCCGGCACGTTAGAAGGCTGTTTGGTCAAATTATGCGACACGATGAGCTATATTGGGCGCGATATTGAAGATGCCATTAACTTAGGCATTCTCAAACGGGAAGATATTCCGCAAACGTTTTTAGGGACAACCAACCGCGAGATCCTCGGAGTATTGGCCGCGGATATTATCCAACATAGCTATAATAAAGACTATATTGCCATTTCAGAGAAATCGTATGAGGCTTTGCGAACGCTACGGCGCTTCAACTTTAAGCAAATCTATGTTCACCCAAAGCTTAAAGTAGAATCTTCAAAAATTAAGCATAGCTATCGGATTTTATTTGAATGGCTGTTAGAAGATTTGGAAGCTGGCAAAGAACAAAGTTATTTATGGAAAAATTACTTGCATAAGCGAAATGAAAAATATTTATCGCAGACAAGTTCGGTTCAAATGGTGATCGATTACATCGCCGGAATGACCGATAATTTCTTTGTCCGTACGTTAGAAAAAATTATTGTCCCCAGTAAAATAGAGCTATATTAG
- the lon gene encoding endopeptidase La, whose protein sequence is MLNQEHDDSSLEMELENAVMNSLEESQHAKKITQLPEQIHIFPLIRRPFFPGMAAPLLIEPGPFYEVLKVVAKSEAKCVGLLLTRSENMDIYKVGFSDLYEVGVLARVLRIIPMEQGGAQVILNMERRLKVIEPVADSKTLKAKVAYYEDDPSLTTELKAYAISIISTIKELLKLNPLFKEELQIFLGHSDFTEPGKLADFAVALTTASREELQDVLETFDIQRRIDKALILLKKELDISILQNNINQKIEATINKSQKDFFLREQLKTIKKELGIERDDKSLDREKFEARIKERVIPPDVLKVINEELEKLSVLEMQSAEYSVSRGYLDWLTIIPWGIYSQEHHDLEEAEKTLAEDHYGLEDIKQRILEFIGVGKLAKGVRGSIICLVGPPGVGKTSIGKSIARALNRKFYRFSVGGMRDEAEIKGHRRTYIGAMPGKMIQALKYCQTMNPVIMLDEVDKMGRSFHGDPASALLEVLDPEQNAEFLDHYLDVRCNLSDVLFIVTANVLDTIPEPLKDRMDILRLSGYIIQEKIEIAKKYLIPRNRKEMGLKAAEVSFTTEALRTMINGYARESGVRNLENLIKKILRKIAVRIVREQQEFEKTQAKKKRGAKSKTPLKLPPVKHSITPLNLKDYLGKPVFTSDRFYERTPVGVCMGLAWTAMGGATLYIESIKVAAEKTGMKLTGQAGEVMKESAEIAWSYLHSAIHKYAPGYTFFEKSQVHIHIPEGATPKDGPSAGITMVTSLLSLLLDTPVLDNLGMTGELTLTGRILPIGGVKEKMVAARRSGLKVLIFPKDNLRDYEELPEYIRKGLVMHFVEHYDEVFKIAFPTKMQVKL, encoded by the coding sequence ATGTTGAATCAAGAACATGATGATAGCTCTTTAGAAATGGAACTTGAAAATGCCGTGATGAACTCTCTTGAAGAGAGTCAACACGCCAAAAAGATCACGCAGCTTCCAGAGCAAATTCATATTTTCCCCCTGATTCGCCGTCCTTTTTTTCCTGGCATGGCAGCTCCACTTTTGATTGAGCCAGGGCCTTTTTATGAAGTATTAAAGGTAGTTGCTAAATCCGAGGCGAAATGTGTAGGTCTCTTGCTGACCCGCTCTGAGAACATGGACATTTACAAGGTAGGATTTTCAGATCTTTATGAGGTCGGTGTATTAGCTAGAGTGTTGCGCATTATTCCTATGGAACAAGGCGGAGCTCAAGTCATTTTAAATATGGAAAGGCGCCTCAAAGTGATCGAGCCGGTGGCCGACTCCAAGACTTTAAAGGCGAAGGTCGCTTATTATGAAGACGATCCTTCCTTAACGACCGAGTTGAAAGCTTATGCGATCAGCATTATCTCAACGATTAAAGAACTGCTCAAGCTCAATCCTTTATTTAAAGAAGAACTTCAAATCTTTTTAGGCCATTCGGACTTTACCGAACCTGGCAAGTTAGCCGATTTCGCGGTGGCCTTAACGACTGCGTCTAGAGAAGAGCTGCAAGATGTGCTGGAAACTTTTGACATTCAGCGACGGATTGACAAGGCCCTCATTCTTCTAAAAAAAGAATTAGACATTAGCATCTTACAGAACAACATCAATCAAAAAATTGAAGCGACCATCAATAAGAGCCAAAAAGACTTCTTTTTAAGAGAGCAGCTAAAGACTATTAAAAAGGAATTAGGCATTGAGCGTGACGACAAATCTTTAGACCGCGAAAAATTCGAAGCCCGCATTAAAGAGCGCGTCATTCCACCTGATGTCTTAAAAGTCATCAATGAAGAGCTGGAGAAATTAAGCGTACTAGAAATGCAATCTGCTGAATATAGCGTCTCCCGAGGCTATTTAGATTGGCTGACTATTATTCCTTGGGGAATTTATAGCCAGGAGCATCATGATTTGGAAGAGGCCGAGAAGACTTTAGCCGAAGACCATTATGGACTTGAGGACATCAAACAGCGCATTTTAGAATTCATCGGCGTTGGCAAATTGGCAAAGGGAGTACGGGGAAGCATCATTTGCTTAGTCGGTCCGCCAGGAGTGGGCAAGACAAGCATTGGAAAGAGCATTGCGCGAGCGTTGAATCGCAAGTTCTATCGCTTTTCTGTAGGAGGCATGCGCGATGAAGCGGAAATTAAAGGGCACCGCCGCACTTATATCGGAGCGATGCCCGGAAAAATGATTCAAGCCTTGAAGTATTGCCAGACAATGAATCCTGTCATTATGCTAGATGAAGTGGACAAGATGGGCAGAAGCTTCCATGGAGATCCCGCTTCGGCTTTGCTGGAGGTTTTGGATCCCGAACAAAATGCGGAATTCTTAGACCATTATTTAGATGTCCGTTGCAACCTATCCGATGTCTTGTTCATTGTGACAGCCAATGTCTTGGATACGATTCCCGAACCGCTCAAAGACCGTATGGATATCCTGCGCCTATCGGGGTATATCATTCAAGAAAAGATTGAGATCGCCAAAAAATATTTGATCCCCCGCAACCGTAAAGAAATGGGCTTAAAAGCAGCGGAAGTATCTTTTACAACTGAAGCCCTAAGGACAATGATCAATGGCTACGCACGTGAATCCGGTGTAAGGAATCTTGAAAATTTGATCAAAAAGATTTTACGCAAAATTGCCGTCAGAATTGTTCGCGAGCAGCAAGAGTTTGAAAAAACGCAGGCCAAGAAAAAGCGAGGGGCCAAGAGCAAGACTCCATTGAAGCTGCCTCCGGTCAAACACTCCATTACGCCGCTGAACTTAAAAGACTATCTTGGCAAACCTGTCTTCACAAGCGATCGCTTCTATGAAAGAACGCCTGTGGGCGTCTGCATGGGCCTTGCCTGGACAGCCATGGGAGGGGCGACACTTTACATCGAATCGATTAAAGTAGCAGCCGAAAAAACAGGAATGAAGCTGACGGGCCAAGCAGGCGAAGTCATGAAAGAATCCGCCGAAATCGCTTGGAGCTATCTGCATAGCGCCATTCACAAATATGCCCCCGGCTATACTTTCTTTGAAAAGTCCCAGGTACACATTCATATTCCAGAAGGAGCCACTCCCAAAGATGGCCCTTCAGCCGGTATTACAATGGTGACTTCCTTGTTATCGCTCTTATTGGATACCCCCGTGTTGGACAATTTAGGCATGACAGGAGAATTGACTTTGACGGGACGTATTTTGCCTATTGGTGGAGTAAAGGAGAAAATGGTGGCTGCGCGCCGCTCGGGCTTAAAAGTACTCATTTTCCCCAAAGACAATCTGCGCGATTATGAGGAATTGCCCGAGTACATTCGAAAAGGGCTCGTGATGCACTTTGTCGAGCATTATGATGAAGTCTTTAAAATCGCATTCCCAACAAAAATGCAAGTAAAACTCTAA
- the tsaB gene encoding tRNA (adenosine(37)-N6)-threonylcarbamoyltransferase complex dimerization subunit type 1 TsaB: MYILLIETSTERGVIACLNQLEVVFAQELPFGSAQSKFLMPELAAAMEDLDVSPTELTCIGVGIGPGSYTGIRMGVSVAQALSFSWNLPLIGVCSLDGFVPTENNIAFAAIIDAKIGGAYVRKGYRSDEGVRYLSEPILSPLEDIKNILTDEVSHLVSPSYQTLKAKLDALYPNNPWQWEERPPSVEALAFSVEAAYQRGLWKEPGQPIDLLYLRETEAEREKKRQADKS, encoded by the coding sequence ATGTATATCTTACTCATAGAAACAAGCACGGAAAGAGGCGTGATTGCTTGCTTAAATCAATTGGAAGTGGTCTTTGCCCAAGAGCTTCCTTTTGGGTCTGCGCAATCTAAGTTTCTGATGCCCGAACTGGCTGCCGCTATGGAAGATTTGGATGTCTCTCCTACGGAGCTGACTTGTATTGGAGTCGGAATCGGACCGGGATCTTATACGGGAATCCGTATGGGAGTATCTGTTGCTCAAGCCTTGTCCTTCAGTTGGAATCTTCCTCTAATCGGCGTATGTAGCTTGGACGGATTTGTCCCCACAGAGAATAATATCGCCTTTGCTGCCATTATTGATGCTAAAATTGGCGGGGCCTATGTGCGAAAGGGCTATCGATCGGATGAAGGCGTTCGCTACCTCAGCGAACCCATACTCTCCCCACTAGAAGATATCAAAAATATTCTAACGGACGAAGTCTCACATTTGGTCAGCCCATCTTATCAAACGCTTAAAGCCAAGCTGGACGCTCTTTATCCAAATAACCCCTGGCAGTGGGAAGAAAGACCCCCTTCTGTCGAGGCGCTGGCTTTCAGCGTGGAAGCTGCTTATCAGAGGGGACTATGGAAAGAGCCCGGACAGCCGATCGATCTGCTTTATCTAAGAGAGACAGAGGCCGAACGCGAGAAGAAACGGCAAGCGGATAAGTCTTAA
- a CDS encoding methionine ABC transporter ATP-binding protein: MKDCLIEIKSLSKFFGSSQRAPALKHINLSIPRGCIYGIIGMSGAGKSTLLRCLTGLETPSEGSIWLEGENLTQKSGTELCQIRQRMGMVFQHFQLFSSRTVGENIAYPLEIQGMPMAQQQKRVDELLGLIGLESKKHMYPSQLSGGEKQRVGIARALANHPRLLLCDEPTSALDPKTTRSILQFLANLNQELGLTIVIITHQLETVKQICQRVAVLSQGEIVEEGEVQEVFTRPKHPLTRNLLHLGIDQIPEDLLARRDATKQLVRLGFEGHQAKEPVLSHMIKRYAIEANILSGGLDYLQNTIVGNLFVELSGSAEAIEDALAFLRNQHVICEVIP, encoded by the coding sequence ATGAAAGATTGTCTTATAGAGATTAAATCCCTCTCGAAATTTTTTGGTTCCTCTCAGCGTGCGCCCGCTTTAAAACATATCAATCTTAGCATTCCGCGCGGATGCATTTATGGCATTATCGGCATGAGCGGGGCCGGCAAATCCACTTTGCTGCGCTGTTTGACAGGATTGGAAACTCCATCGGAGGGATCGATTTGGCTAGAAGGAGAAAATCTGACGCAAAAAAGTGGGACTGAACTATGTCAAATCCGACAGCGCATGGGGATGGTTTTCCAGCATTTTCAACTTTTCTCCTCGCGGACGGTTGGGGAAAACATTGCTTATCCTTTAGAGATCCAAGGCATGCCAATGGCCCAACAGCAAAAGCGCGTGGATGAACTATTAGGCTTAATTGGATTGGAGTCTAAGAAGCACATGTATCCCAGTCAGCTGAGCGGTGGAGAGAAGCAACGGGTGGGAATTGCCCGCGCATTGGCCAATCATCCCCGGCTGCTTTTATGCGATGAGCCCACATCGGCTCTTGATCCCAAGACTACCCGCTCTATTCTGCAATTTTTGGCAAATCTGAATCAGGAATTGGGATTGACCATCGTCATTATTACACATCAATTGGAGACTGTTAAGCAGATCTGCCAGCGAGTAGCCGTTCTTTCTCAAGGAGAAATCGTCGAAGAAGGCGAAGTACAGGAAGTCTTTACCCGCCCCAAGCATCCCCTTACTCGAAATCTGCTGCACTTAGGCATCGATCAAATTCCAGAGGATTTATTGGCTCGACGCGATGCCACAAAGCAGCTCGTCCGTTTAGGATTTGAAGGTCATCAAGCAAAAGAACCTGTCCTCTCTCACATGATCAAGAGATATGCCATTGAGGCCAATATTCTTTCCGGAGGGCTGGACTACTTGCAAAATACCATTGTCGGCAATCTCTTCGTCGAACTCTCCGGCTCGGCAGAGGCCATTGAAGACGCCTTAGCCTTCCTTCGCAATCAACATGTCATTTGTGAGGTGATTCCATGA
- a CDS encoding adenylyltransferase/cytidyltransferase family protein: MPTEASLIPWSIACKEKVIVPEQLADFIHGLRRQGKRLVTLNGSFDLLHAGHLQIIFEASQLGDVLIVALNTDQSIKQYKSPKRPLIPLEYRMQMMAALGFVDYVTWFDETDPCRLLSIIKPDIHVNGSEYGENCIEADTVKAGGGRIHIVPLIPGLSTSSIIRKIQEESSACA, translated from the coding sequence ATGCCCACTGAAGCTTCCCTTATTCCTTGGTCTATTGCCTGCAAAGAAAAAGTCATTGTGCCGGAGCAACTAGCCGACTTCATTCACGGCTTGCGCCGACAAGGCAAGCGGCTGGTCACTTTGAATGGCTCGTTTGATTTGCTCCATGCCGGTCATTTGCAAATCATTTTTGAAGCTTCGCAACTGGGAGATGTATTAATTGTCGCCCTTAATACCGATCAATCTATTAAGCAATATAAAAGCCCTAAACGCCCGCTTATTCCCCTGGAGTACCGCATGCAAATGATGGCTGCACTAGGTTTTGTAGATTATGTGACTTGGTTTGATGAAACAGATCCGTGCCGCCTCTTGTCTATCATTAAACCCGACATTCACGTCAATGGATCAGAATATGGGGAAAATTGCATTGAAGCAGACACTGTCAAGGCCGGTGGGGGAAGAATTCACATTGTTCCTCTTATACCCGGCCTATCCACCTCTTCTATTATCCGAAAAATACAAGAGGAGTCTTCCGCATGCGCTTGA
- a CDS encoding ubiquitin carboxyl-terminal hydrolase: MKIKFITNTLPNNYSIPIPMSGLEETKTKNGRTYALLGRSEKTYLFGQRAWHGIRALAKTVLTLGIGLLFETTQSDWKVFWTGKKVAIIYKRIFLPFISPLSTQAPLNPTDQVLKKGGIQNGGNSCYMSGALQWFNAIFSPDIFQFKEIKRKDTESEEVFELKKQAIPLALNILEKINQGLTISGEEVNSLRRVLIKKINLQTGSQLNQKAAGYPRLIYGYLCDIFDIPPFYYERKRGSRTLKITENLIPINARADSKNENHGPIFPLEHLGNDHYRDTRDIKRIGSEERPEKLIYELFREENFIDKEVRLPLTIELTDNPNPSLIESPYHLQGCLLNTGHVYVYLKEKTEQGWQWVKYDDEKVSYNIPEEQVLKEASLYSESLIYSKS, encoded by the coding sequence ATGAAAATAAAATTCATAACAAATACTCTTCCTAATAATTATTCAATCCCTATTCCTATGTCTGGTTTAGAGGAAACTAAAACAAAGAATGGAAGAACATATGCATTATTAGGGCGATCAGAAAAGACCTATCTTTTTGGTCAAAGAGCTTGGCATGGAATTCGTGCCTTGGCTAAAACAGTGTTGACTTTAGGTATAGGATTGCTATTTGAGACAACTCAATCAGATTGGAAAGTTTTCTGGACAGGTAAAAAAGTTGCCATTATCTACAAGAGAATTTTCTTACCTTTTATCTCTCCCTTATCTACACAAGCTCCTCTGAATCCAACCGATCAAGTGTTAAAAAAAGGAGGGATTCAAAATGGGGGAAATAGTTGTTATATGTCCGGAGCTCTGCAATGGTTTAATGCCATTTTTTCCCCTGATATTTTCCAATTTAAAGAAATAAAAAGAAAAGACACTGAGAGTGAGGAAGTATTTGAGTTAAAAAAACAAGCTATCCCACTGGCTTTAAATATTTTAGAAAAGATTAATCAGGGATTGACTATTAGCGGAGAGGAAGTTAATTCTTTGCGAAGAGTTTTAATAAAAAAAATCAATTTACAAACTGGCAGTCAACTAAATCAAAAAGCAGCAGGTTATCCTCGTTTGATATATGGCTATTTATGTGATATTTTCGATATCCCTCCTTTTTACTATGAAAGGAAAAGAGGAAGTAGAACGCTGAAGATAACAGAAAATTTAATTCCAATTAATGCCAGAGCGGATTCAAAAAATGAAAATCACGGACCTATCTTTCCTCTAGAGCATCTGGGCAATGATCACTATCGAGATACACGAGATATAAAAAGGATTGGCTCTGAAGAAAGACCCGAAAAACTTATTTACGAACTATTCAGAGAAGAAAATTTTATTGATAAAGAAGTTAGATTGCCATTGACTATCGAGCTAACAGACAATCCCAATCCCTCCCTTATAGAATCGCCTTATCACCTTCAAGGGTGTTTATTAAATACTGGCCATGTCTATGTTTATCTTAAAGAAAAGACAGAGCAGGGTTGGCAATGGGTTAAATATGATGATGAGAAAGTGAGTTATAATATCCCTGAAGAACAAGTGTTGAAAGAAGCAAGCCTATATAGCGAATCATTGATTTATTCTAAAAGTTAG
- a CDS encoding rhomboid family intramembrane serine protease, with protein sequence MRLIGTLNDEQKGLAFSSFLNQKGISHQLELHPNTDWGSHEYGTSQCRIWIRDEDQVEEALKWYELFLENPQDPAFQHTISQPLAPFFIPAAASQTANFEKAPPASPPIPQTAGTETRWEKQSMGWITRGFLILCCLLFLATQLIKPSFRMPSDMPALTLFASPVEKTLMYDYPHFYELIDRFIQLYGFEGLENPQEVPKEGRLLLNKIKETPFWQGFYNIALTKGFSSLLPEFLQAPLFEKIHQGQIWRVFTPVLLHGDIFHLLFNMLWLIVLGKQIEQRLRPFSYLCFILILGIFSNTAQYLMGGANFIGFSGILCGMLTFIWMRQRYAPWEGYQLDRLTILFMLIFIVGMAFIQLLSFFLEKSLQLAIAPNIANMAHLTGAAIGIVFGRLNVFSWRHS encoded by the coding sequence ATGCGCTTGATTGGAACGCTAAACGATGAACAAAAAGGATTGGCCTTTTCTTCTTTTCTCAATCAAAAAGGCATTTCCCATCAATTGGAGCTGCATCCCAATACCGATTGGGGAAGCCATGAATATGGCACTAGCCAATGCAGAATATGGATTCGGGATGAAGATCAAGTAGAAGAAGCTTTAAAATGGTATGAGCTTTTTTTGGAAAATCCTCAAGATCCAGCTTTTCAACACACCATTTCCCAGCCTTTAGCTCCATTTTTTATCCCTGCTGCCGCTTCCCAAACCGCCAATTTTGAAAAGGCACCGCCGGCTTCCCCGCCTATTCCTCAAACAGCCGGAACAGAAACAAGATGGGAGAAACAGTCCATGGGATGGATAACAAGGGGCTTTTTAATTCTTTGCTGCTTGCTTTTTTTAGCCACCCAGCTCATCAAGCCTTCCTTTCGCATGCCATCCGATATGCCTGCTTTGACCCTTTTTGCCTCCCCGGTTGAGAAAACCTTAATGTATGATTATCCTCATTTCTATGAATTGATCGACCGATTTATTCAGCTGTATGGCTTTGAAGGATTGGAAAACCCGCAAGAGGTTCCCAAAGAAGGACGTTTGCTTTTGAACAAAATCAAAGAAACTCCATTTTGGCAAGGTTTTTACAATATTGCTCTTACAAAAGGCTTTTCTTCCCTCTTGCCTGAGTTCTTGCAAGCTCCTTTATTTGAAAAAATCCATCAGGGGCAAATATGGCGCGTATTCACGCCTGTTCTTTTGCATGGCGATATCTTTCACTTGCTTTTCAACATGTTATGGCTGATTGTGCTAGGTAAGCAGATCGAGCAGCGCCTCCGGCCCTTTTCTTATTTATGTTTTATTCTCATTTTAGGCATTTTTTCGAATACAGCCCAATATTTAATGGGTGGAGCAAATTTTATCGGCTTTTCAGGCATTTTATGTGGAATGTTGACCTTTATTTGGATGAGGCAGCGATATGCTCCTTGGGAAGGGTATCAACTTGACCGCTTAACCATTCTCTTTATGCTGATCTTCATTGTTGGAATGGCTTTTATTCAATTGCTCTCCTTCTTCTTGGAAAAGTCTTTGCAATTAGCAATCGCTCCCAATATCGCCAATATGGCGCATCTAACAGGAGCAGCCATCGGAATAGTGTTTGGAAGGCTAAACGTCTTTAGTTGGAGGCATTCTTAG
- a CDS encoding tyrosine recombinase XerC, translating to MFIAACYRFLEHLKVIKNASEHTVRNYAIDLNCFKSYLEKEWLAHAKPDQLPEKIAFNDAYDKRSVLFDNQLALNKIDRKTIRGFLAWLSLNKQNKRTVARRLSSLRSFFKYVQSQKMIDNNPTDELDSPKLDKKLPTSLSYEQVSHLFDQPDTSTYLGFRDRTIMELFYSSGLRVSELVALNRQDFDYENLTIKLKGKGKKERIVPITKNAAEWIKAYLEHPERHRDSEIHYAQIDPKAIFLNKLGTRLTTRSVDRKFDLYLTRSGLAGKVTPHTIRHTIATHWLENGMDLKTIQILLGHSSLATTTIYTQVSTKLKKKVYDEAHPRA from the coding sequence GTGTTTATTGCCGCTTGCTACCGCTTTTTAGAGCACTTGAAAGTCATTAAAAATGCATCCGAGCATACAGTCCGCAACTATGCCATCGATTTAAATTGCTTTAAATCTTATTTAGAAAAGGAGTGGCTTGCTCATGCCAAGCCTGATCAATTGCCTGAAAAAATCGCTTTTAATGACGCTTACGATAAGCGGTCGGTATTATTTGACAACCAATTGGCCTTAAATAAAATAGATAGGAAAACCATTCGCGGCTTTCTAGCCTGGCTGAGCTTAAATAAGCAAAATAAGCGGACAGTAGCCAGAAGGCTCTCTTCCCTTCGCAGTTTTTTCAAGTATGTCCAATCACAAAAAATGATCGACAATAATCCTACAGATGAACTGGACAGCCCTAAATTAGATAAAAAACTCCCTACCTCCTTATCTTACGAGCAAGTCAGCCACCTCTTTGATCAACCGGACACCTCTACTTATTTGGGATTCCGCGATAGAACGATCATGGAGCTTTTTTACAGCTCTGGCTTGCGCGTCAGTGAGCTTGTCGCCCTTAACCGCCAAGACTTTGATTACGAGAATTTGACTATTAAATTAAAGGGAAAAGGGAAAAAAGAACGCATTGTCCCCATTACGAAAAATGCCGCCGAGTGGATTAAGGCTTATTTAGAGCATCCGGAACGCCATAGAGACTCTGAAATTCATTACGCGCAAATCGATCCAAAAGCCATTTTCCTCAATAAGCTGGGAACGCGATTGACTACACGCTCGGTTGATCGCAAGTTTGACCTCTACTTAACCCGCAGCGGCCTAGCTGGCAAAGTCACGCCACATACGATCCGCCATACCATAGCCACCCATTGGCTAGAAAACGGCATGGACTTAAAAACCATTCAAATTCTCCTTGGCCATAGTTCTTTAGCCACCACAACTATTTACACGCAAGTTTCTACAAAGCTAAAGAAAAAAGTCTATGATGAAGCCCATCCTCGAGCTTAA
- a CDS encoding ribonuclease Z: MSVRDLTILGCSSQQPTRFRNHGAYLLRWNDEGLLFDPGEGTQRQFIYANVAPTVVNRIFISHFHGDHCLGLGSILMRLNLDKVTHPIHCYYPASGKKYFDRLRYGTIYHERINVVEHPVSQAGLVEDDGHFRIEAAFLEHGVENIGWRVTEPDTRKFDIDKLNQHKVRGPLVKELQEKGRLIIDGKEVTLDEVSWIRKGDSFAIVIDTLPCQSAIDIAHGANILLCESTYLEEHKDLAMMHHHMTAKQAATIAKQAQAKQLILTHFSARYQNLKLFETEARSIFPNTFIADDLITFPFPKVNVKP, encoded by the coding sequence ATGTCCGTAAGGGATTTGACAATTTTAGGCTGTTCAAGTCAACAGCCGACGCGCTTTCGCAACCATGGGGCCTATTTATTGCGCTGGAATGACGAGGGCCTGCTATTTGACCCTGGCGAAGGCACGCAGCGCCAATTTATTTATGCCAATGTTGCCCCTACAGTCGTCAATCGCATTTTTATTTCTCATTTCCATGGAGACCACTGCTTGGGGCTGGGATCCATCCTCATGCGATTGAATCTGGATAAAGTCACCCATCCCATTCACTGCTATTATCCTGCTAGCGGAAAAAAATATTTTGATCGCTTGCGCTACGGCACTATCTATCATGAAAGAATCAATGTCGTCGAGCATCCTGTTTCACAAGCCGGCCTAGTCGAAGATGACGGCCATTTCCGTATTGAGGCTGCCTTCTTAGAGCATGGAGTGGAAAATATCGGCTGGAGAGTGACGGAACCCGACACGCGAAAATTCGACATCGATAAGCTTAATCAGCATAAGGTCAGAGGCCCTCTTGTCAAGGAATTGCAAGAAAAAGGCCGCCTTATCATTGATGGAAAAGAAGTCACCCTTGACGAGGTCAGCTGGATCAGAAAAGGAGACAGCTTCGCCATTGTCATCGACACGCTTCCTTGCCAAAGCGCCATTGACATTGCCCACGGAGCCAACATTCTGCTTTGCGAAAGCACTTATTTGGAAGAGCATAAAGATTTAGCCATGATGCATCATCATATGACGGCTAAACAGGCCGCTACGATTGCCAAGCAAGCGCAGGCCAAGCAGCTCATTTTGACGCATTTTTCGGCCCGCTATCAAAACTTGAAATTGTTTGAAACCGAAGCCAGGTCTATTTTTCCCAATACTTTTATTGCAGACGATCTCATTACCTTTCCTTTTCCCAAAGTGAATGTTAAACCTTGA